A stretch of Chthonomonas sp. DNA encodes these proteins:
- a CDS encoding tetratricopeptide repeat protein: protein MRSNPYALFFGLLVLGACAPAAPEGPPAIASESEYRAAQQEAKTLSLDALKQFRDGVMLDEVQKNGLIRAGQLFDRMIAYDPKQPGHYLGAIKANLAVEDDAGAIKYFEAARKVCEGANDRVSLAELYGDMGLAHYGQGNYGKALEFIEEARTLEPQNVDYLTSELMVRLETREPERVNELVAEAKKIPVHPPRLDKLIKLVAMSKSEDDKSP from the coding sequence ATGCGATCAAATCCGTACGCTTTATTCTTTGGTCTGCTGGTGCTTGGCGCGTGTGCCCCAGCAGCTCCCGAGGGGCCGCCAGCAATCGCCAGTGAGTCCGAGTACCGTGCCGCTCAGCAGGAGGCGAAGACTCTTAGCTTGGATGCATTGAAGCAGTTCCGAGACGGGGTCATGCTTGACGAGGTCCAAAAGAACGGGCTCATCCGAGCGGGGCAGCTCTTCGACCGCATGATCGCCTACGATCCCAAGCAGCCGGGACACTACCTGGGAGCGATCAAGGCGAATTTGGCGGTCGAGGATGATGCAGGAGCCATCAAGTATTTCGAGGCTGCACGCAAAGTGTGCGAGGGGGCCAACGATCGGGTGTCGCTGGCAGAGCTCTATGGCGACATGGGGCTTGCTCACTACGGGCAGGGCAACTACGGCAAAGCGCTTGAGTTCATCGAGGAGGCGCGAACGCTTGAGCCGCAGAACGTGGACTATCTGACCAGTGAATTGATGGTGCGGCTGGAGACCCGTGAGCCGGAGCGCGTGAACGAGCTCGTGGCAGAGGCGAAGAAGATCCCGGTCCACCCGCCGCGGCTGGATAAGCTCATCAAGCTCGTGGCGATGAGCAAGAGCGAAGATGACAAAAGCCCCTAA